In the Staphylococcus sp. IVB6240 genome, one interval contains:
- the modB gene encoding molybdate ABC transporter permease subunit — MSELTPFWISLRVAMISTVIVVVLATLLAKILYNKQGRLIKFCESLVLLPIVLPPTVMGFLLLILFSVNGPVGYFLTEVLGIKVVFTLTGAVIASVIVSFPLMYQHAVQGFRSIDDKMLNTARTMGATERKIFYRLILPLSKRALISGTMMAFARAIGEFGATLMIAGYIPGKTNTLPLEIYFLVQQGREQQAWLWVLILVAFAVTVMGTMNMLNRDRYREVR; from the coding sequence ATGTCAGAACTTACACCGTTTTGGATTTCATTACGCGTGGCAATGATCAGTACAGTTATTGTAGTGGTCCTTGCCACATTACTAGCAAAAATTTTATATAACAAACAAGGACGCTTGATTAAATTTTGTGAGAGTCTTGTGCTCTTACCAATTGTATTGCCACCAACAGTGATGGGGTTCTTACTCCTTATTTTATTTTCTGTAAATGGACCAGTGGGCTATTTTTTAACAGAGGTATTAGGGATTAAAGTTGTGTTTACATTGACAGGTGCTGTTATTGCATCAGTAATTGTGAGCTTTCCATTAATGTATCAACATGCTGTACAAGGTTTTCGTAGTATTGATGATAAGATGTTGAATACAGCTCGAACAATGGGGGCCACTGAACGTAAAATATTCTATCGTTTGATTTTACCTTTATCAAAACGAGCGCTTATTTCAGGGACGATGATGGCATTTGCGCGTGCAATCGGTGAATTCGGTGCGACACTCATGATTGCAGGATATATTCCAGGTAAAACCAATACATTACCTTTAGAGATTTATTTCCTCGTTCAACAAGGACGTGAGCAACAAGCATGGCTATGGGTGCTGATTCTTGTTGCCTTTGCAGTAACGGTGATGGGAACGATGAATATGCTCAATAGAGACCGATATCGTGAGGTGAGATAG
- a CDS encoding ATP-binding cassette domain-containing protein — translation MEKNINDKDIAFQIATDTPKIYALRGVSGIGKTTCLNMIAGIQSPDKGWVRINGRTVLDMEQGENIPIRERHIGYLFQDYQLFPHMTIRQNITFMTEFNAHIETLVEALKISHILDAYPSRCSGGEKQRAALARALSTKPDLLLLDEPFSSLDDVSKQESMMLVQHIFDTWQIPIIFVTHSQREAQHLAHEIIQIG, via the coding sequence TTGGAAAAGAATATCAATGATAAAGACATTGCATTTCAAATAGCAACAGATACACCTAAGATTTATGCGTTAAGAGGCGTATCAGGTATCGGTAAAACAACGTGTCTCAATATGATTGCGGGCATTCAATCACCAGATAAAGGTTGGGTACGTATCAATGGAAGAACCGTTTTAGATATGGAACAGGGAGAAAATATTCCTATTAGAGAACGCCATATTGGTTATCTCTTTCAAGATTATCAATTGTTTCCACATATGACGATACGACAAAATATTACGTTTATGACGGAGTTTAACGCACATATTGAAACATTAGTTGAAGCGCTTAAAATCAGTCATATTTTAGATGCGTATCCTTCGAGGTGTTCAGGTGGAGAGAAGCAACGTGCAGCATTGGCGAGAGCTTTGAGTACAAAACCTGATTTATTATTGTTAGATGAACCTTTTTCTAGTTTAGATGATGTGTCTAAACAAGAGAGCATGATGCTCGTTCAACATATTTTTGATACTTGGCAAATACCGATTATTTTTGTTACACACTCTCAACGAGAAGCACAACACCTCGCACATGAGATTATTCAAATTGGATAA
- a CDS encoding ThiF family adenylyltransferase, translating into MTHNRYSRQILFDGIGQDGQEKINHKSVLIIGMGALGTHLAEGLVRAGIGKLHIVDRDYIEYSNLQRQTLFTEDDARQQMPKVIAAKNALQAIREDVEIVTYIDHVDGVFLNDLVPQVDLVLDATDNFETRMMVNDVAFACQKPWIYGGVVRSTYVEAPFIPGQTPCFQCLVPQIPAMNLTCDTVGVIQPAVTMTTSLQLRDALKILTETPIEPKLTYGDIWDGSHYVFGFGRMQRQTCTTCGEHPEYPYLNHSVTQYAAMCGRDTVQYQHEGLTYEQLVEYLTTRHISFHSNGYLLQFEYDGYRIVAFQNGRLLIHGMKEVKQAKKLIHQLFG; encoded by the coding sequence ATGACACATAATCGTTATTCACGACAAATACTGTTTGATGGTATTGGTCAAGACGGACAGGAGAAAATCAACCACAAGTCTGTATTGATTATAGGAATGGGTGCGTTAGGTACGCATCTTGCTGAAGGACTTGTACGTGCAGGAATTGGAAAACTTCATATCGTGGATCGCGATTATATTGAGTATTCGAACTTACAACGTCAAACACTCTTTACAGAAGATGATGCACGTCAACAAATGCCAAAAGTAATTGCGGCAAAAAATGCATTACAGGCCATTCGTGAAGATGTTGAAATTGTAACATATATTGATCACGTAGATGGTGTCTTTCTAAATGATTTGGTCCCACAAGTCGACCTTGTATTAGATGCGACCGATAACTTTGAAACGCGCATGATGGTCAATGATGTTGCCTTTGCATGCCAAAAACCATGGATATATGGTGGGGTGGTGCGCAGTACATATGTAGAAGCACCGTTTATTCCCGGACAAACACCATGTTTCCAATGTTTAGTCCCACAGATTCCGGCCATGAATCTGACATGCGATACAGTTGGCGTCATCCAACCTGCCGTTACAATGACGACAAGCTTACAATTGAGAGATGCTTTAAAAATTTTAACGGAAACACCGATCGAACCTAAGTTAACATATGGTGATATATGGGATGGATCGCACTATGTGTTCGGTTTTGGACGAATGCAGCGTCAGACGTGTACGACTTGTGGAGAACATCCCGAGTATCCATATTTAAATCATTCAGTGACACAATATGCAGCAATGTGCGGTCGTGATACAGTACAATATCAACATGAAGGCTTAACTTATGAGCAATTAGTTGAGTATTTAACAACGCGTCATATTTCATTTCATTCAAATGGCTATTTGTTACAATTTGAATATGATGGTTACCGTATTGTTGCTTTTCAAAATGGTCGCTTATTAATACACGGTATGAAAGAAGTCAAACAAGCGAAGAAGTTGATTCATCAATTATTTGGTTAA
- the modA gene encoding molybdate ABC transporter substrate-binding protein: MKSKFIWIMCISLAFLLAACSSSPSESKDKTAESQITVSAAASLTDVTKELETAFHKQHKDIDVAFNYGGSGALRQQIEKGAPSDILMSANTKDIDVLENQGKVTDTYDYATNKLVLIKQQGSKLKSVEDLQETDQLALGEVESVPAGKYAKQYLEDHRLWDTVASKIVYAKDVREVLNYVDKGNAQLGFVYQTDLYVGDKQQKGVEKVMDADLQQPITYRMGLVTENQAAKEWMTFMQSDEAKQILKKYHFEV, translated from the coding sequence TTGAAATCTAAATTCATCTGGATCATGTGTATATCACTTGCCTTTCTGTTGGCAGCGTGTAGCTCGTCACCATCTGAGAGCAAAGATAAAACCGCAGAAAGTCAAATTACTGTTTCCGCAGCAGCAAGTTTAACAGATGTGACAAAAGAGTTAGAAACGGCTTTTCATAAACAGCATAAAGATATTGATGTAGCATTTAACTATGGTGGTTCAGGCGCACTCAGACAACAAATTGAAAAAGGTGCGCCTTCAGATATATTGATGTCTGCCAATACAAAAGATATCGATGTATTGGAAAATCAAGGGAAAGTGACAGATACATATGATTATGCAACAAATAAGTTAGTATTGATCAAGCAACAGGGTAGTAAGCTTAAAAGTGTTGAAGATTTACAGGAGACAGATCAGTTGGCGTTAGGTGAAGTAGAATCTGTGCCAGCTGGTAAATATGCCAAACAATATTTAGAAGATCATAGGTTATGGGACACTGTTGCCTCAAAAATTGTCTATGCGAAAGATGTTCGTGAAGTACTCAATTATGTAGATAAGGGAAATGCTCAACTGGGGTTTGTTTATCAGACAGATTTATATGTAGGGGATAAACAACAAAAAGGTGTCGAAAAAGTGATGGATGCAGATTTACAACAGCCAATTACCTACCGTATGGGTCTTGTGACAGAGAATCAAGCTGCAAAAGAATGGATGACATTTATGCAGTCAGATGAAGCGAAACAAATTTTAAAAAAATATCATTTTGAAGTCTAG